The proteins below are encoded in one region of Oncorhynchus nerka isolate Pitt River linkage group LG15, Oner_Uvic_2.0, whole genome shotgun sequence:
- the LOC135559921 gene encoding caveolin-2-like produces MTTGRTPAETRLDLEDIEEQGIPPGRHTVEGLLEEVVEVEAEEPAQEEDSTHSDIRFLVKNRDPRGVNKYLKVTFEDVIAEPPSVRSFDKVWLWSHALFEVSRLWFYRLISLLLAVPVSLVAGILFAVFSCLHIWLIMPFIQLFLINMHWVQTVWGSVLDIAIAPFFKSMGKCCSSINVRLARD; encoded by the exons atgaccacgGGGCGTACACCAGCTGAGACCAGGCTAGACCTGGAGGACATAGAGGAGCAGGGGATCCCTCCAGGCAgacacactgtagagggactACTGGAGgaagtagtggaggtagaggcaGAGGAACCAGCTCAGGAGGAGGACTCCACCCACAGTGACATTAGGTTTCTGGTCAAGAACAGGGACCCAAGGGGAGTCAACAAGTATCTAAAG GTGACCTTTGAGGACGTGATAGCAGAGCCCCCCTCGGTGCGGAGCTTCGATAAGGTGTGGCTGTGGAGCCACGCCCTATTTGAGGTGTCCCGTCTCTGGTTCTACCGGCTGATCTCCCTCCTCCTGGCCGTGCCCGTCTCTCTGGTAGCAGGGATCCTCTTCGCTGTCTTCAGCTGCCTACATATCTG GCTGATCATGCCCTTTATTCAGCTCTTCCTGATCAACATGCACTGGGTTCAgactgtgtggggcagtgtattGGACATCGCCATCGCTCCCTTCTTTAAGAGTATGGGGAAGTGCTGCAGTAGCATCAATGTCCGACTGGCCAGGGACTGA